A stretch of the Bordetella genomosp. 8 genome encodes the following:
- a CDS encoding sulfatase family protein: MTSSRRPNFIFILADDLGYADLGCTGAMDERNRPADISPNLDRLAQRGVRFTRGYSNSAVCSPTRFALITGRWQYRLRGGAEEPLPTVMRDDKVLGLPPEHPTFPSLLGAAGYDTALIGKWHLGPPPLFGPTKSGYDYFFGFHAGGSDYFAHCDPRGRPDLWENDQPIEREGYLTDLLSRRACDYIDAADDARPFCLSLHYSAPHWPWLTREDADESRRIAGIGKHLDGGSIRTYQRMIHHMDEGIGWIVSALERKGVLEDTFIVFTSDNGGERFSNNWPFVGQKMDLLEGGIRVPVLASWPNGLPRGGLSDLPHMTMDWTATFLDAAGVGAAPGYPLDGISLLPSLRGHGSRVERDLCWRMKHRDQRALIRDNWKFLQVEGIPYLFDLSKDERERANLRDREPGKLAELMEAWQAWDASLPPIPEDAQAHLVFDKRQLPQATF, translated from the coding sequence ATGACTTCATCCAGACGCCCCAATTTCATCTTCATCCTGGCCGACGACCTGGGTTATGCCGATCTCGGCTGCACCGGGGCCATGGACGAGCGCAACAGGCCGGCGGATATTTCGCCGAACCTGGACCGGTTGGCGCAACGCGGCGTGCGCTTCACGCGCGGCTATTCGAACTCCGCCGTCTGCTCGCCCACCCGTTTCGCGCTGATCACAGGCAGGTGGCAATACCGCCTGCGCGGCGGCGCCGAAGAGCCCCTGCCCACGGTGATGCGTGACGACAAGGTGCTGGGGTTGCCGCCTGAACACCCGACCTTCCCTTCCCTGCTGGGCGCGGCGGGGTACGACACCGCCTTGATAGGGAAATGGCACCTGGGACCCCCGCCGCTTTTCGGTCCCACGAAATCGGGATACGACTATTTCTTCGGCTTCCATGCGGGCGGATCCGATTACTTCGCCCATTGCGATCCGCGCGGCCGGCCCGACCTGTGGGAGAACGACCAGCCCATCGAACGCGAGGGCTATCTGACCGACCTGCTGAGCCGGCGCGCCTGCGACTACATCGACGCCGCGGATGACGCGCGGCCATTCTGCCTGAGCCTGCACTACAGCGCGCCGCACTGGCCGTGGCTGACGCGCGAGGATGCCGACGAATCCCGGCGCATTGCCGGCATAGGCAAGCACCTGGACGGCGGCTCGATACGTACGTACCAGCGCATGATCCATCACATGGACGAAGGCATAGGCTGGATCGTTTCCGCCCTGGAAAGGAAAGGCGTCCTCGAAGACACCTTCATCGTCTTCACCAGCGACAACGGCGGCGAACGCTTTTCCAACAACTGGCCTTTCGTGGGCCAGAAGATGGACCTGCTGGAAGGCGGTATCCGGGTACCGGTACTGGCGAGCTGGCCGAACGGCCTGCCTCGTGGCGGACTGAGCGACCTGCCGCACATGACCATGGACTGGACCGCGACCTTCCTGGATGCCGCCGGCGTTGGTGCGGCGCCGGGCTACCCGCTGGATGGCATATCCTTGCTGCCGTCGCTGCGCGGCCACGGGTCGCGCGTCGAACGCGACCTTTGCTGGCGCATGAAGCATCGTGACCAACGTGCGCTGATCCGCGACAACTGGAAGTTTCTCCAGGTGGAAGGCATCCCCTACCTGTTCGATCTGTCCAAGGATGAACGGGAACGGGCCAACCTGCGCGACCGCGAGCCGGGCAAACTGGCGGAATTGATGGAGGCATGGCAGGCGTGGGATGCCAGCCTGCCGCCCATTCCCGAGGACGCGCAAGCGCACCTGGTCTTCGATAAGCGGCAATTGCCGCAGGCGACGTTCTAA
- a CDS encoding sugar dehydrogenase complex small subunit: MSKTAPSRASQAPASYARRDLLVAALASVATVAAPTWSTAAWADVPAADASKRFLDLSSFLTGKSDLDPVIARRTLQALIAGEKDFEQRYAALATACEAARQAGTLPDMAAFDTSPVGQDAALHATAVAIVSAWYLGRVGSGPGTQLVAYRDALMYRPTAGITTIPSYQLGGYGYWVPKPVVSAA; this comes from the coding sequence ATGAGCAAAACCGCCCCATCCCGCGCGTCGCAGGCGCCGGCCAGTTACGCCCGTCGCGACCTGCTGGTCGCGGCACTGGCCTCGGTGGCCACCGTCGCGGCGCCGACATGGTCGACCGCCGCCTGGGCGGACGTGCCGGCCGCCGACGCCAGCAAGCGCTTTCTCGACCTGTCCAGCTTCCTGACCGGCAAGAGCGATCTCGATCCCGTCATCGCCCGCCGCACGCTGCAGGCCCTCATCGCCGGCGAGAAAGACTTCGAGCAACGCTACGCCGCGCTGGCGACGGCCTGCGAGGCGGCGCGCCAGGCCGGCACCTTGCCGGACATGGCCGCGTTCGACACATCCCCCGTCGGACAGGACGCCGCGCTGCACGCCACTGCCGTGGCGATCGTCAGCGCCTGGTACCTGGGGCGCGTGGGTAGCGGCCCCGGCACGCAACTGGTCGCCTATCGCGACGCGCTGATGTACCGGCCCACCGCCGGCATCACGACGATCCCGAGCTACCAGCTTGGCGGCTACGGCTATTGGGTGCCGAAGCCGGTCGTTTCCGCCGCCTGA
- a CDS encoding Bug family tripartite tricarboxylate transporter substrate binding protein, with product MLIPACVVVAAAATAATAQAEPAWPDEKPITWVVGFSAGGSVDVVTRAIAQQVSATLKQNVVVENKAGAAGAIALASVARSKPDGYTLVTVPGPILRDDDGLEIGQKLIGVATLAEGAVVMVGSKDGPADFKQLRAAIEKAPATFTYASSGVGTGQHIAGAMFNLALRAQMVHVPYKGGTQALANVMGGQVNLGFLGVSTVLPQVLDGKVIAYAVTSPYRVASLPDVPTFQEAGIADFKLTQWYVAAMPAGTPDAITLKFRQAVDDALRTPQILTLLKASGLDAPGKDAQDPTAFARASIEQSRMIAKKANIVLQ from the coding sequence ATGCTAATCCCTGCCTGCGTGGTGGTGGCCGCGGCCGCCACGGCGGCGACAGCGCAAGCCGAGCCGGCGTGGCCGGACGAAAAACCCATCACCTGGGTCGTGGGTTTCAGCGCCGGCGGGTCGGTGGATGTCGTCACGCGCGCGATCGCCCAGCAGGTCAGCGCGACACTGAAGCAGAACGTCGTCGTCGAAAACAAGGCCGGCGCCGCGGGCGCGATCGCGCTTGCGTCCGTGGCCAGGTCCAAGCCTGACGGCTACACCCTGGTCACGGTTCCCGGCCCCATCCTGCGGGACGATGACGGACTGGAGATCGGCCAGAAGCTCATCGGCGTCGCCACGCTTGCCGAGGGCGCCGTCGTGATGGTGGGGAGCAAGGACGGCCCCGCCGACTTCAAGCAGCTGAGGGCCGCCATCGAGAAGGCGCCCGCTACCTTTACCTACGCGAGCTCCGGCGTGGGCACCGGCCAGCATATCGCCGGCGCGATGTTCAACCTGGCGCTGCGCGCGCAGATGGTCCATGTCCCCTACAAGGGCGGCACCCAGGCCCTGGCCAATGTCATGGGCGGACAGGTCAACCTGGGCTTCCTGGGCGTGTCCACCGTCCTGCCCCAGGTGCTGGACGGCAAGGTGATCGCCTATGCGGTGACTTCGCCGTACCGGGTCGCCTCGCTTCCCGACGTGCCGACTTTCCAGGAAGCGGGCATCGCCGATTTCAAGCTGACCCAGTGGTACGTCGCGGCGATGCCGGCCGGTACGCCGGATGCCATCACCCTGAAATTCAGGCAGGCGGTCGACGACGCGCTGCGAACGCCGCAGATCCTGACGCTGCTCAAGGCTAGCGGGCTGGATGCGCCCGGCAAGGACGCCCAGGATCCCACCGCCTTCGCCCGCGCCAGCATCGAACAATCCCGCATGATCGCCAAGAAAGCGAACATCGTCCTGCAGTAG
- the allB gene encoding allantoinase AllB translates to MVDLIIAGGHAVIGDEVVQADIAVDAGRIVAVGALTGLPGARKVIDAEGLHVLPGAIDCHVHFRDPGSTYKENWRTGSSAAAAGGVTTVMDMPNTDPPTANPEALARKRERAAALSLVDWGLYGVLDSSSLPHLEALAGEGIAGFKCFMTENTGDLESPDDGVVYEGLERLARLGVRCSVHAENAAIMQHRRRQFIEAGRTDARAHEESRPEVCEIEAIGRVTALAQAARASVHIAHVSSAGGVQAIRHALAQGVDMTAETCPHYLLFGLPEIDSLSGMVRVNPPIRGGAHADALWAALLDGTIGMIATDHAPHTEEEKRNPDIWQCCRGMIGLETQMPVMLTESQRGRMSLPEYVRWSALAPARAWGLYPRKGHIGVGADADFAIVDMDGAYRIDQSALHSLNRISPWHGRFVTARPVHTLVRGNVVMWDRRVVGEPGWGRGIAPDWGRRSHG, encoded by the coding sequence ATGGTGGATCTGATCATCGCCGGTGGCCATGCCGTCATCGGCGACGAGGTCGTGCAGGCCGACATCGCCGTCGACGCGGGGCGGATCGTCGCTGTCGGTGCCTTGACCGGACTGCCCGGTGCGCGCAAGGTCATCGATGCCGAAGGCCTGCACGTGTTGCCGGGCGCCATCGATTGCCACGTGCATTTCCGCGACCCGGGCTCGACCTACAAGGAAAACTGGCGGACGGGGTCCAGCGCCGCCGCGGCCGGCGGTGTGACGACCGTGATGGACATGCCCAATACGGATCCTCCGACCGCCAATCCCGAAGCCCTGGCCCGCAAGCGCGAACGGGCAGCGGCCTTGTCGCTGGTCGATTGGGGCCTGTATGGCGTGCTCGACAGCAGCAGCCTGCCGCATCTGGAAGCATTGGCCGGGGAAGGTATCGCCGGCTTCAAGTGCTTCATGACGGAAAACACCGGCGACCTGGAGTCGCCGGACGACGGCGTGGTCTATGAAGGCCTGGAGCGCCTGGCCCGGCTGGGGGTGCGTTGCTCGGTGCACGCCGAGAACGCCGCCATCATGCAGCATCGCCGGCGCCAGTTCATCGAAGCAGGGCGCACGGATGCCCGCGCGCACGAGGAATCCCGCCCGGAGGTCTGCGAGATCGAGGCGATCGGACGCGTCACGGCGCTCGCGCAAGCCGCGCGCGCGTCGGTGCATATCGCCCACGTGAGCTCCGCCGGCGGCGTGCAGGCCATACGGCATGCACTGGCGCAGGGCGTCGACATGACGGCGGAGACCTGTCCGCACTACCTGCTGTTCGGCCTGCCCGAGATCGACAGCCTGTCCGGAATGGTCAGGGTCAATCCCCCCATACGGGGTGGCGCGCACGCCGACGCGCTGTGGGCGGCGCTGCTGGACGGCACCATAGGCATGATCGCCACCGACCATGCGCCGCATACCGAGGAAGAAAAACGCAATCCGGATATCTGGCAATGCTGCCGCGGCATGATAGGGCTGGAAACGCAGATGCCCGTCATGCTGACCGAATCGCAACGCGGCCGGATGAGCCTGCCGGAATACGTGCGCTGGAGCGCGCTGGCCCCGGCGCGCGCCTGGGGGCTGTATCCGCGCAAAGGACATATCGGCGTCGGCGCCGATGCGGATTTCGCCATCGTCGATATGGACGGCGCGTATCGGATCGACCAGTCGGCGCTGCATTCGCTGAACCGCATTTCACCCTGGCACGGACGTTTCGTCACGGCGCGGCCGGTGCACACCCTGGTACGTGGAAACGTGGTGATGTGGGACCGCCGCGTGGTCGGCGAACCGGGCTGGGGAAGGGGAATCGCCCCCGACTGGGGCAGGCGGTCCCATGGATGA
- a CDS encoding GMC family oxidoreductase has protein sequence MSTEFDADVIVVGSGVCGSLAAHRLGQAGKSVILLEAGPRVPRWKIVEKFRNTPVKGNPNGPYPDTAHAPKSDTKGYLEETGKTVNNPSYLRLVGGTTWHWAGACYRFLPNDFKMQTLYGVSRDWPIGYDDLEPYYAQAEVEMGVSGPDDADQSATGRPGTYPPRSTPYPMKAQPLPYMQARADEVLSAAGFRVVNEPTARNSRPYDDRPTCQGNNSCTPVCPIGALYNGSVHAYKSEEVGVKLMTDAVVYQVEADGAGKIVAVRYKSPDGTDHRLTARAFVLAAYSIETPRLLLMSGIANSSDMVGRNLSCQPESHQNFLTNEALWPGRGPVHPQTFFTARDGEFRRERAGTKHVVVNNSPNQMITTNLLKKGIIGPRLDEMIRDQAARIMELSTQHEYPGEPSNRVTLSTTRKDALGLPTPVVHFNRDNPYFLAGFEDTKRVYKRVAELFGATEYSPLTWVHPHTQGTTIMGADPRTSVVDPQGRAHDHPNLYIVGPNVMTTTGTVNPTLTAAALALRTADAVLHSI, from the coding sequence ATGTCTACAGAATTTGACGCCGACGTCATCGTCGTCGGCTCCGGTGTGTGCGGCAGCCTGGCCGCGCATCGTCTCGGCCAGGCCGGCAAGAGCGTGATCCTGCTGGAAGCGGGGCCGCGCGTGCCGCGCTGGAAAATCGTCGAGAAGTTCCGCAACACGCCCGTCAAGGGCAATCCCAACGGGCCTTATCCGGATACGGCCCACGCGCCCAAGTCGGACACCAAAGGCTATCTGGAAGAAACAGGCAAGACCGTAAACAATCCCAGCTATCTGCGCCTGGTGGGCGGCACCACCTGGCACTGGGCCGGCGCTTGCTATCGCTTCCTGCCCAACGACTTCAAGATGCAAACGCTGTACGGCGTCAGCCGCGACTGGCCGATCGGCTATGACGACCTGGAGCCGTACTACGCGCAGGCCGAAGTCGAGATGGGCGTGTCGGGCCCGGACGACGCCGACCAGAGCGCCACCGGCCGTCCCGGCACGTATCCGCCGCGCTCGACGCCGTATCCCATGAAGGCCCAGCCGCTGCCGTACATGCAGGCTCGCGCGGACGAGGTCCTCTCCGCGGCGGGATTTCGCGTCGTCAACGAGCCCACGGCACGCAATTCGCGCCCCTACGACGACCGGCCGACCTGCCAGGGCAACAACTCCTGCACGCCCGTGTGCCCGATCGGTGCGCTCTACAACGGCTCGGTACATGCCTACAAGTCCGAGGAAGTCGGCGTGAAGCTGATGACCGATGCCGTGGTCTATCAGGTGGAAGCCGACGGCGCGGGCAAGATCGTGGCGGTGCGCTACAAGTCGCCGGACGGCACGGACCACCGGCTGACGGCCCGCGCCTTCGTGCTGGCCGCCTATTCCATCGAAACCCCGCGCCTGCTCCTGATGTCCGGCATCGCGAACAGCTCGGACATGGTCGGCCGCAACCTGTCCTGCCAACCCGAATCCCACCAGAACTTCCTGACCAACGAGGCCTTGTGGCCGGGCCGCGGCCCCGTCCATCCCCAGACCTTCTTCACCGCGCGCGACGGCGAATTCCGTCGCGAACGGGCCGGCACCAAGCATGTGGTGGTGAACAACTCACCCAACCAGATGATCACCACGAACCTGCTGAAGAAGGGCATCATCGGGCCGCGCCTGGACGAAATGATCCGCGACCAGGCGGCGCGCATCATGGAATTGAGCACGCAGCACGAATACCCCGGCGAACCGTCGAACCGCGTCACGCTGAGCACGACGCGCAAGGATGCGCTGGGACTGCCCACGCCGGTGGTGCATTTCAACCGGGACAATCCGTACTTCCTGGCTGGTTTCGAGGATACGAAGCGCGTCTACAAGCGGGTGGCCGAATTGTTCGGCGCCACCGAGTACTCGCCCTTGACCTGGGTACACCCGCACACGCAGGGCACCACCATCATGGGCGCCGATCCGCGTACGTCCGTGGTGGATCCGCAGGGCCGTGCCCACGATCACCCCAATCTGTACATTGTCGGCCCCAACGTCATGACGACCACCGGGACGGTCAACCCCACGCTGACTGCGGCGGCGCTGGCCTTGCGCACCGCCGATGCCGTCCTGCATTCGATCTGA
- a CDS encoding arylsulfatase has translation MAPPNIVLIVADNLGWGELGCYGGGALRGAPTPRIDDLARQGLLLQNFNVESDCVPTRSALMTGRHPIRTGSLQSVPPGLPQGLTRWEVTLPQLLKKQGYATAHYGKWHLGDIPGRYPSDRGFDEWFGIPRTTDESQFTSTVGFDPEVADIPYIMAGRAGTPSEQIKVYDLDSRRGIDAELIDRAVEFMKGNHERGVPFFLYLPLIHLHFPTLPHPDFAGRSGNGDFADSMMEMDHRVGQIIDAVNSLGVAEDTLFIFCSDNGPEFRAPYRGTAGPWRGTYHTAMEGSLRVPFIARWPGRIRPGRISNEIMHVTDIFTTLARVAGVEVPTDRPIDGVDQLPFLTSLDDNPKSAREGFPFYIKQELRAVKWRDWKLHFYWEPEVNEGKGKLESPYLFNITRDPKEETDVLVFNTWVMGPMLRLVKAFNDSVNAFPNTPPGQED, from the coding sequence TTGGCGCCGCCGAATATCGTATTGATCGTGGCCGACAACCTCGGCTGGGGCGAATTGGGATGCTACGGCGGCGGGGCGCTGCGCGGCGCGCCGACGCCGCGCATCGACGACCTGGCCCGGCAGGGCCTGCTGTTGCAGAACTTCAACGTCGAAAGCGATTGCGTGCCGACCCGGTCCGCGCTGATGACGGGGCGCCATCCCATCAGGACGGGAAGCCTGCAGAGCGTGCCGCCCGGTCTCCCGCAGGGGTTGACGCGCTGGGAAGTCACTTTGCCGCAGTTGCTGAAGAAGCAGGGCTACGCCACCGCGCACTATGGCAAATGGCACCTGGGCGATATACCCGGACGCTATCCCTCGGACCGCGGTTTCGACGAGTGGTTCGGCATACCCCGCACGACCGACGAAAGCCAATTCACCTCGACGGTCGGGTTCGATCCCGAGGTGGCGGACATTCCATACATCATGGCGGGCCGGGCGGGAACACCATCGGAGCAGATCAAGGTCTACGACCTGGATTCCCGCCGGGGTATCGACGCCGAGCTGATCGATCGCGCCGTTGAGTTCATGAAGGGCAACCATGAGCGCGGCGTCCCGTTCTTCCTGTATCTGCCCCTGATCCACCTGCATTTCCCCACCCTGCCCCATCCCGACTTCGCCGGCAGGTCGGGCAACGGCGACTTCGCCGATTCCATGATGGAAATGGACCATCGCGTCGGGCAGATCATCGACGCGGTGAATAGCCTGGGGGTCGCGGAGGACACGCTGTTCATTTTCTGCAGCGATAACGGGCCCGAGTTCCGGGCCCCTTACCGCGGTACCGCCGGGCCGTGGCGCGGCACATATCACACCGCCATGGAAGGCAGCCTGCGCGTGCCCTTCATCGCGCGCTGGCCGGGCAGGATCAGGCCCGGCAGGATCAGCAATGAGATCATGCACGTGACGGATATCTTCACCACCCTGGCGAGGGTGGCGGGCGTCGAGGTCCCGACCGACCGTCCCATCGACGGTGTCGACCAGCTACCGTTCCTGACGAGCCTGGACGACAACCCCAAGTCGGCGCGCGAAGGCTTTCCTTTCTATATCAAGCAGGAACTGCGCGCCGTCAAATGGCGCGACTGGAAACTGCACTTCTACTGGGAGCCCGAGGTGAATGAAGGCAAAGGCAAGCTGGAGTCGCCTTACCTGTTCAACATCACCCGCGATCCCAAGGAAGAAACCGATGTCCTGGTGTTCAATACCTGGGTCATGGGGCCCATGCTGAGATTGGTCAAGGCGTTCAACGACAGCGTGAACGCCTTTCCGAATACGCCGCCCGGGCAGGAAGATTGA
- a CDS encoding c-type cytochrome: MTTVYPSPRRAIGATLALVLAGAASAVAGAASAVFAAGPAATAPDETTLVQRGAYLATAADCVACHTAAGGKPYAGGNPIASPVGTIWSTNITPSKTAGIGNYTEEQFARALRAGVRADGANLYPAMPYTSYTKISDEDVHALYAFFMKGVAPVDAAVPETKLPFPFDIRASMKGWNLLFNSDRRFEPVAGKSEQWLRGAYLTEALAHCATCHTPRNALMAEDDSRAFGGASLGNWYAPNISGDPVHGIGGWSQEDLVAYLKTGHAPGHALVAGPMAEVVDHSLSKLSDADLNAIAVYVRSAAPVATGSADKPAYAYGVPAKDEATIRGASMGQTTGATLYSGNCASCHQASGTGAEQGGPPSLLHVSAVGRDDPGNLVMAILDGVYRSSGSAPRRMPAFAHELSDQDVAMLATYVRQTFGNPAAPAVTAAQVQTLRAPSQPGPIVSEARIGVGVAAVVLLLLLGWLLARRRRKAAA; encoded by the coding sequence ATGACCACGGTTTATCCATCGCCGCGCCGCGCTATCGGCGCGACCCTCGCGCTGGTGCTGGCGGGCGCGGCCTCCGCGGTGGCGGGCGCGGCCTCCGCGGTTTTCGCCGCCGGCCCGGCGGCCACCGCCCCGGACGAAACCACGCTCGTGCAACGAGGCGCCTACCTGGCCACCGCGGCGGATTGCGTCGCCTGCCATACGGCCGCCGGCGGCAAACCCTATGCGGGCGGCAATCCCATCGCGTCACCGGTCGGCACCATCTGGTCGACCAACATCACGCCGTCCAAGACGGCGGGCATCGGCAACTACACCGAGGAACAGTTCGCCCGCGCCTTGCGCGCCGGTGTGCGCGCCGATGGCGCCAATCTGTACCCGGCCATGCCGTACACGTCGTACACCAAAATCAGCGATGAAGACGTGCACGCGCTGTACGCCTTCTTCATGAAAGGCGTGGCGCCGGTCGACGCGGCGGTTCCGGAAACGAAGCTGCCATTCCCCTTCGACATCCGCGCGTCGATGAAGGGCTGGAACCTGCTGTTCAACAGCGACCGGCGTTTTGAACCGGTGGCAGGCAAAAGCGAACAGTGGCTGCGCGGCGCCTACCTGACGGAAGCGCTGGCGCATTGCGCGACCTGCCACACCCCGCGCAACGCGCTGATGGCGGAAGACGACAGTCGCGCCTTTGGCGGCGCGTCGCTGGGCAATTGGTACGCACCCAACATCAGCGGCGACCCTGTGCATGGCATCGGCGGCTGGAGCCAGGAGGACCTGGTTGCCTACCTGAAGACCGGCCACGCGCCGGGGCATGCCCTGGTCGCGGGCCCGATGGCCGAAGTCGTCGACCACAGCCTGAGCAAGCTGTCCGATGCGGACCTGAACGCCATTGCCGTGTACGTCAGGTCCGCGGCGCCGGTGGCCACGGGGTCGGCTGACAAGCCGGCTTATGCCTATGGCGTGCCGGCAAAGGACGAGGCCACGATACGCGGCGCGTCCATGGGACAGACGACGGGTGCCACCTTGTACAGCGGCAATTGCGCGTCCTGCCACCAGGCCAGCGGCACCGGAGCGGAGCAGGGCGGTCCGCCGTCCCTGCTGCATGTATCGGCCGTGGGCCGCGACGATCCCGGCAATCTCGTCATGGCCATCCTGGATGGGGTGTATCGCTCCAGTGGGAGCGCCCCTCGCCGCATGCCTGCCTTCGCGCACGAGTTGAGCGACCAGGACGTGGCCATGCTCGCGACCTATGTGCGCCAGACCTTCGGCAACCCGGCAGCCCCGGCGGTAACCGCCGCGCAGGTCCAGACCCTGCGCGCGCCTTCGCAGCCGGGACCGATCGTCAGCGAAGCGCGTATCGGCGTGGGCGTGGCGGCAGTCGTATTGCTGTTGCTGCTGGGTTGGTTGCTGGCCCGGCGGCGTCGCAAAGCCGCGGCCTGA
- a CDS encoding MmgE/PrpD family protein, translated as MDESGPALRRLCQWAAATGPDAIPADVAERVALVAADTIACALGAADDAELSAWTRDAGSGVSTGGKSAGAVWTGDASKTGYSPHACTVLGRPDLRLPPASAAARNAVAANWLQLDEGHHHLMCHAGIYCVPAALAECEAADHDLGRFLHAIALGYEMTCRMARAWTFGAAPAHPHSLWSGLGATATVGILRGLNGDTLHQALLHAATLAAPRPFAIVADGGLAANLWVGTGVEQAFACVARAQRGLPAPDRALARLGEMLGASADASVYADGLGDAWAVRQNYFKVLACAGQSHAALEALLEVRAGVSAWAPYVCDETAHIEAEVHDFAVGMAQRDVQTSLAARFSIPHLLAVAWLHGRTDADALGAGFLHDARVARLRHAIRLRPLQPALPPPHHRAARVTVTGADTTTLQACCLAPLGSQARPLSAADIAGKCVSLARGHHVALLDALLHPDRASHAARAMTIRSLVQSDD; from the coding sequence ATGGATGAATCCGGGCCAGCGCTGCGGCGACTCTGCCAGTGGGCGGCCGCCACCGGGCCGGACGCCATTCCGGCCGACGTGGCCGAACGCGTCGCGCTGGTCGCCGCCGATACGATTGCCTGCGCGCTGGGCGCGGCCGACGATGCCGAGCTGTCGGCCTGGACTCGCGATGCCGGAAGTGGCGTGTCCACGGGCGGAAAGTCCGCCGGTGCCGTCTGGACCGGCGACGCGTCCAAGACTGGCTACTCCCCGCACGCCTGCACCGTCCTCGGCCGGCCAGACCTGCGCCTGCCGCCGGCCAGCGCCGCCGCGCGCAACGCGGTCGCGGCCAACTGGCTGCAACTGGACGAAGGCCATCATCACCTGATGTGCCATGCCGGCATCTATTGCGTGCCGGCTGCGCTGGCCGAATGCGAGGCCGCGGACCATGACCTGGGCCGTTTCCTGCACGCCATTGCCTTGGGCTACGAAATGACCTGCCGCATGGCGCGCGCCTGGACCTTCGGCGCCGCCCCGGCCCATCCGCATTCCCTGTGGAGCGGCCTGGGCGCGACCGCCACGGTCGGCATCCTGCGCGGGCTGAACGGCGATACCCTGCACCAGGCGCTGCTGCATGCCGCCACGCTGGCCGCGCCCAGGCCGTTCGCCATCGTCGCGGACGGCGGGCTCGCGGCCAATCTCTGGGTAGGCACCGGGGTCGAACAGGCGTTCGCCTGCGTCGCCCGGGCGCAAAGGGGGCTGCCGGCGCCCGATCGTGCGCTGGCGCGCTTGGGCGAAATGCTGGGCGCAAGCGCCGATGCCTCGGTCTACGCGGACGGTCTGGGCGACGCCTGGGCGGTCCGCCAGAACTATTTCAAGGTTCTCGCATGCGCCGGCCAAAGCCACGCCGCGCTGGAAGCCTTGCTGGAAGTACGTGCCGGCGTATCGGCGTGGGCACCGTACGTTTGCGATGAAACGGCCCATATCGAAGCCGAGGTGCACGACTTCGCGGTCGGCATGGCGCAACGTGACGTCCAGACCAGCCTGGCGGCGCGTTTTTCCATCCCGCACTTGCTCGCCGTGGCCTGGCTGCACGGCCGGACGGACGCCGACGCATTGGGGGCCGGCTTCCTGCACGACGCGCGCGTGGCCCGCCTGCGTCATGCCATACGGCTGCGCCCCTTGCAGCCGGCGCTGCCGCCGCCGCATCACCGCGCGGCGCGTGTGACGGTGACGGGCGCGGACACGACCACCCTCCAGGCATGCTGCCTGGCACCGCTGGGAAGCCAGGCACGCCCGCTGTCGGCCGCGGACATCGCGGGCAAGTGCGTGTCGCTGGCGCGCGGACATCATGTTGCTTTGCTGGATGCGTTATTGCATCCTGATCGGGCCAGTCACGCCGCACGCGCCATGACGATACGAAGCCTGGTGCAATCCGACGATTAG